Proteins from one Dysgonomonas sp. HDW5A genomic window:
- the trkA gene encoding Trk system potassium transporter TrkA codes for MRVVIAGAGAVGTHLAKLLSGENQDVIIMDPDIEKLNFSKSHFEIMTMEGSSTSLKDLKEVGVEEADLFIGVTPEESVNITSCMLASKMGAKKTFARIDNFEYLLPKNKEFFESLGVDSMVYPEMLAAKEIVSAIKRPWVRLWVELFGGAIILVGAKIRSNSELVGKYLHEISVNPKKFHIVAIKRNNRTIIPKGSDQIISGDILFFTTTKEFIDEIPAITGKKNFEVKNIMIMGGSRIAIRTCQYLPSDMKIKLLESDKNKCYQLLQKLPKNVTVFHDDGRNSEFLQEESIKDTDAFIAVTGNSEANILACLAAKRFGVRKTVAEVENMDYISMAENLDIGSIINKKLITVSNIYRVLLSADVSNVKSLTFANADVAEIIARPNSAITKKEIKRLSLPNNMTLGGLIRNGEPMLIEGDTQVEPYDNVVVFCLDDALRDAEKLFN; via the coding sequence ATGAGAGTAGTTATCGCAGGTGCAGGTGCTGTAGGAACACATTTGGCTAAGCTATTATCGGGAGAAAATCAGGATGTTATCATCATGGATCCCGATATTGAGAAATTGAATTTCTCGAAAAGCCATTTCGAAATAATGACGATGGAGGGATCATCTACTTCTCTGAAAGATTTGAAAGAAGTAGGAGTTGAAGAGGCCGATTTATTTATCGGTGTAACCCCCGAAGAATCAGTCAACATTACTTCTTGCATGCTTGCCTCTAAGATGGGTGCGAAAAAAACGTTTGCACGTATCGATAACTTCGAGTATTTACTACCCAAAAACAAAGAGTTTTTCGAGAGCTTAGGTGTCGACTCGATGGTTTATCCTGAGATGTTGGCAGCCAAAGAAATTGTATCAGCTATAAAAAGACCGTGGGTAAGACTTTGGGTCGAATTATTTGGTGGTGCTATCATTTTGGTGGGTGCCAAGATCAGAAGTAACTCGGAACTGGTAGGTAAATATCTGCATGAAATATCTGTAAATCCTAAAAAATTTCACATTGTAGCCATAAAACGCAACAACCGGACAATTATCCCCAAAGGATCTGATCAGATAATATCGGGAGATATTCTCTTTTTCACGACAACAAAAGAATTTATAGACGAAATTCCCGCTATTACAGGCAAAAAGAATTTCGAAGTAAAAAATATAATGATAATGGGAGGAAGCCGGATAGCAATCCGCACCTGCCAATATCTACCCAGCGACATGAAAATTAAGCTACTTGAGTCAGACAAAAACAAGTGCTATCAGTTGTTGCAAAAACTACCCAAGAATGTGACGGTCTTCCATGATGACGGTCGTAATTCCGAATTTCTACAAGAAGAAAGTATCAAGGACACAGATGCTTTTATAGCCGTAACAGGAAACTCCGAAGCAAACATACTGGCTTGTCTGGCTGCGAAAAGATTCGGTGTGAGAAAAACTGTAGCCGAGGTTGAAAACATGGATTACATATCTATGGCCGAAAATCTGGATATTGGTTCTATCATCAACAAAAAATTAATTACAGTCAGTAATATATATCGTGTTTTATTGAGTGCAGACGTTTCGAATGTGAAATCTCTAACATTTGCCAATGCTGATGTTGCAGAAATTATTGCACGTCCCAACTCGGCAATTACCAAAAAAGAAATAAAGCGCCTATCTTTGCCAAACAATATGACATTGGGAGGCTTGATACGTAATGGCGAACCCATGCTAATAGAAGGGGATACACAGGTAGAACCTTATGACAATGTTGTTGTCTTCTGTCTGGATGATGCTTTACGTGATGCTGAGAAACTTTTTAATTAG
- a CDS encoding TrkH family potassium uptake protein: MGNFNFRFIFKTMGFLLIIESILLMISAAVSFYYHEISGDAFLISASIAIGVGVIFRLVGAETREQFIGKREGFLVVGLSWVILSAFGMLPFIFSGVIPKVSDAYFETMSGFTTTGSTIIPDVDVVPLGLLFWRCLTQWVGGLGIVVFALAVLPIIGGNASFLFDAETTGIARDRFQPRVTLVAKRLLLTYVTITAIIATLLWLGPMNAFDAICQAMSTASTGGFSTKQDSIAYWNSAYIEYVISIFMFIGGINFSLIYFLFKGQYKKLFHNEELKWYFLIYITFTAVITAGLIYSGKINIAEDAFRTSLFQVTSAITTTGFSTADFTSWGPFYMFLIYCLMMICACAGSTSGGIKVIRIVVLFKNAINEFKRQVHPNAILPVRINDQVLPVDIVTKILAFIFLYLLILFISFLVLSFTGIDFEDSITASVSCLGNVGLGSLSDSGHFGHLSDTAKWYLSFLMLTGRLELFTILSLFMPAFWRK; this comes from the coding sequence ATGGGAAATTTTAATTTTCGGTTCATCTTTAAAACCATGGGATTCTTACTTATTATAGAATCCATTTTATTGATGATTTCGGCTGCTGTATCATTTTATTACCATGAAATAAGTGGAGATGCTTTTCTTATAAGTGCTTCTATTGCGATTGGTGTGGGGGTGATATTTCGCCTTGTAGGTGCCGAAACCAGAGAACAGTTTATCGGAAAACGCGAAGGATTTCTGGTCGTGGGTCTTTCGTGGGTTATATTATCTGCCTTCGGAATGCTTCCCTTTATCTTTAGCGGAGTTATTCCCAAAGTAAGTGATGCATACTTCGAAACCATGTCGGGCTTCACAACTACGGGCTCTACCATCATTCCCGATGTAGATGTCGTTCCTCTCGGTTTATTATTCTGGCGTTGCCTTACCCAGTGGGTCGGAGGTTTGGGTATTGTTGTATTTGCACTAGCCGTCCTTCCAATAATCGGCGGAAATGCTTCTTTTCTTTTCGATGCCGAAACTACAGGTATAGCCCGCGATCGTTTTCAACCGAGAGTTACTCTAGTTGCCAAAAGATTACTTCTTACTTATGTTACCATAACCGCAATTATAGCCACTCTACTTTGGTTAGGTCCCATGAATGCTTTCGATGCCATTTGTCAGGCTATGTCTACTGCCTCAACAGGTGGTTTCTCTACCAAACAAGATAGTATTGCTTACTGGAATTCGGCATATATCGAGTATGTAATCAGTATATTTATGTTTATAGGGGGAATCAACTTCTCTTTAATTTACTTCTTATTTAAAGGCCAATACAAGAAACTATTTCATAACGAAGAGCTGAAGTGGTATTTTCTTATCTATATTACATTTACCGCTGTTATAACGGCAGGTTTGATATATTCAGGGAAAATAAACATCGCAGAGGATGCTTTCCGAACTTCACTCTTTCAGGTGACATCGGCTATAACCACCACCGGATTTTCGACTGCTGACTTTACCAGTTGGGGACCTTTCTATATGTTCCTCATATACTGTCTGATGATGATTTGTGCCTGTGCCGGCTCTACCTCGGGAGGGATTAAAGTAATCAGGATAGTTGTACTCTTCAAGAATGCTATCAACGAATTTAAACGTCAGGTACACCCCAATGCTATTCTGCCCGTACGTATCAACGATCAGGTACTTCCCGTAGATATAGTAACTAAGATACTTGCTTTTATATTCCTGTACCTATTGATTCTATTTATCAGCTTTTTGGTATTATCGTTTACAGGTATAGATTTTGAGGATTCTATTACAGCTTCTGTATCGTGTTTGGGTAATGTAGGACTAGGAAGCTTAAGCGATAGCGGACACTTTGGTCACCTTTCGGATACTGCCAAATGGTATCTGTCATTCTTAATGTTGACAGGACGTTTGGAGTTGTTTACTATCCTGTCGCTATTCATGCCTGCTTTCTGGAGAAAATAA
- a CDS encoding CapA family protein: protein MRKYTIFFLFLTSMCFYGFGQKQTVSLLFAGDAMQHQSQIDAAKTKDGYDYSSYFTQIEDQIKDADIAIVNLETTLPGKGYTGYPCFGSPDAFAYALKDAGFDVFLTANNHSLDKRKQGLERTITMLDSMHVKHLGTYVDQDKKDLYYPLMIIKNGIRIAMLNYTYDTNGIRLQKPNIINLIDKKQILNDIQWAKMMKPDIIIANMHWGIEHKLSPNAEQKELAQFLIKNGVRLVIGSHPHVVQPIDIQRQNDSIQNIIVYSLGNFISGMKGDNVEGGMMAKIDLSKDNAGVVRIDNCSYSLVWVNKPIENGKPNFQLIPVEKYQNEEGKLKLGEESYHKMIRFSDTAKKTIESLWGITDR from the coding sequence ATGAGAAAATATACTATATTCTTTCTCTTTCTAACTTCAATGTGCTTTTACGGCTTTGGACAAAAGCAGACGGTCAGTTTATTGTTTGCAGGCGATGCCATGCAACATCAGTCGCAAATAGACGCAGCCAAAACAAAAGACGGGTATGACTACTCTTCGTACTTTACTCAAATAGAAGATCAGATAAAAGATGCGGATATCGCAATTGTCAACCTCGAAACAACTCTTCCCGGCAAAGGATATACAGGGTATCCGTGTTTCGGGTCTCCCGATGCTTTTGCATATGCTTTGAAAGATGCCGGATTTGATGTTTTTCTCACCGCCAACAATCATAGTCTGGATAAAAGAAAACAAGGGCTCGAAAGGACTATCACCATGCTCGATTCTATGCATGTAAAGCATTTGGGGACTTATGTTGATCAGGATAAAAAGGATTTGTATTATCCTTTGATGATTATTAAGAATGGCATCCGCATTGCTATGCTCAATTATACTTATGACACAAACGGAATCAGGCTGCAAAAACCCAATATCATAAACCTCATCGACAAAAAGCAGATATTAAACGATATTCAGTGGGCGAAGATGATGAAACCCGATATTATCATTGCCAATATGCACTGGGGTATCGAGCATAAATTATCACCTAATGCCGAACAGAAAGAGTTGGCTCAATTCCTTATAAAAAACGGGGTAAGATTAGTAATTGGCAGCCATCCTCATGTTGTACAGCCTATTGACATACAGAGACAGAATGATTCTATTCAAAATATTATCGTCTATTCACTAGGAAATTTCATATCGGGAATGAAAGGCGATAATGTAGAGGGTGGTATGATGGCTAAAATAGACCTAAGCAAAGATAACGCAGGTGTTGTTCGGATCGACAACTGCTCTTATTCTTTGGTTTGGGTAAATAAACCGATAGAGAACGGAAAACCGAATTTTCAGCTTATACCTGTTGAAAAATATCAAAACGAGGAAGGAAAGTTAAAATTGGGTGAAGAATCTTACCATAAAATGATTCGGTTTTCGGACACAGCCAAGAAAACAATCGAAAGCCTTTGGGGGATTACTGATAGATAA
- the trpS gene encoding tryptophan--tRNA ligase, with protein sequence METVVSGIRSTGNLHLGNYYGALKNFIKMQEENKCFFFIADYHSLTTHPDPKILHGNVKNVLTEYLAAGIDPDISTIYVQSDVPEVCELYLLLNMHAYMGELAKTVSFKEKARKQPENVNAGLLTYPTLMAADILMHNADKVPVGKDQEQHLEMTRKFARRFNNFYGVEYFKEPIAYNFGSELIKIPGLDGSGKMGKSEGNCIYLFDEPKVIEKKVKRALTDEGPQSPNSPKPDCIENLFTILRVVSTEEVVKHFEDKWNSCEIRYGDLKKQLAEDIIAVTSPIRDRILQIQDDEAYLHKVVTEGTEKARESARKTLREVREIMGFKNF encoded by the coding sequence ATGGAAACAGTAGTGAGCGGTATTCGCTCGACCGGTAATCTCCACTTAGGCAATTACTATGGAGCCCTGAAAAACTTTATAAAAATGCAGGAAGAAAACAAATGTTTCTTCTTTATTGCAGATTATCATTCTCTTACGACTCATCCGGATCCGAAGATATTACATGGAAATGTAAAGAATGTGCTAACCGAATATCTGGCTGCGGGTATCGACCCCGATATATCGACTATATACGTACAGAGTGATGTACCCGAAGTATGCGAACTGTATCTATTGCTGAATATGCATGCATATATGGGCGAATTGGCTAAGACCGTATCTTTCAAAGAAAAGGCTCGTAAGCAGCCCGAAAATGTGAATGCCGGTTTACTTACCTACCCTACTCTTATGGCTGCCGATATATTGATGCACAATGCCGACAAGGTACCTGTGGGAAAAGATCAGGAGCAACACCTCGAAATGACTCGCAAATTTGCACGCCGTTTCAACAATTTCTATGGTGTCGAGTATTTTAAAGAACCGATTGCCTACAATTTTGGCAGCGAATTAATTAAAATACCGGGACTGGACGGCAGTGGAAAAATGGGAAAATCGGAAGGTAACTGTATTTATCTTTTTGATGAGCCTAAAGTCATAGAGAAGAAAGTAAAAAGGGCATTAACAGACGAAGGACCTCAAAGCCCTAATTCTCCAAAACCCGATTGTATCGAAAACCTGTTTACTATTCTGCGTGTGGTTTCAACCGAAGAGGTAGTGAAACATTTCGAAGATAAATGGAATTCATGCGAAATACGTTACGGCGATCTTAAAAAGCAATTGGCTGAAGATATTATTGCGGTAACATCACCTATTCGCGACCGTATTCTTCAAATTCAGGACGATGAGGCATACTTACACAAGGTAGTAACCGAAGGTACTGAAAAAGCCCGTGAAAGTGCCCGTAAAACATTACGGGAGGTACGTGAGATAATGGGATTCAAGAATTTCTAA
- a CDS encoding acyltransferase: MLKTQISDAAFADTKPHYNILDGLRGVAAIMVVCFHIFEAFATSHLDQRINHGYLAVDFFFILSGFVVGYAYDDRWGTMKPKDFIKRRIIRLHPMVVMGAIIGAIMFYTQGCSVWDVSVVPVVALLIATLLNMFLIPATTGTEIRGVGEMFPLNGPSWSLFFEYIGNILYVLFIRKLSTKALAVLVFVAGCGLASFAVWGPLGDICVGFSLTGEEFTGGSFRLLFSFSAGLLLSRIFKPANIKGAFWICSLFIVALLAVPRIGGAEYLWMNGIYDTVCCVVFFPLLVYLGASGNTTDKYTTRVCKFLGDISYPLYMVHYPFIYLYFAWVKNNDLTFEESLPGAAGVVAGSIIVAYICLKFYDIPVRRYLTNRFLKPKNNM, encoded by the coding sequence ATGCTGAAAACTCAAATCTCTGACGCTGCATTTGCAGATACCAAGCCACATTACAACATACTCGATGGATTACGTGGAGTGGCGGCTATCATGGTTGTATGCTTCCACATATTTGAAGCCTTTGCGACCAGTCATTTAGACCAAAGAATCAATCACGGTTATTTAGCAGTCGACTTTTTCTTTATACTGTCAGGATTTGTTGTCGGTTATGCTTACGACGATCGTTGGGGTACAATGAAACCCAAAGATTTCATCAAACGCCGGATTATACGTCTTCACCCGATGGTTGTAATGGGAGCTATCATAGGGGCCATCATGTTCTATACCCAAGGCTGCTCTGTATGGGATGTATCGGTAGTACCTGTTGTGGCTTTGCTTATTGCCACATTGTTGAATATGTTTTTGATTCCGGCTACTACAGGAACCGAAATAAGAGGTGTAGGGGAGATGTTCCCATTGAATGGACCCAGTTGGTCTTTGTTTTTTGAGTATATCGGTAATATTCTCTATGTGTTGTTTATTCGTAAGCTCTCAACTAAAGCTCTTGCAGTATTGGTTTTTGTTGCCGGATGCGGCTTGGCTTCATTTGCTGTATGGGGACCATTAGGTGATATATGTGTAGGGTTTTCACTGACAGGAGAAGAATTTACCGGAGGCTCTTTTCGCTTGTTATTCTCATTTTCTGCCGGACTACTTCTTTCTCGTATCTTCAAGCCTGCTAATATAAAAGGAGCTTTTTGGATATGCAGTTTGTTTATCGTAGCTCTTTTAGCTGTACCACGTATAGGTGGAGCCGAATATTTATGGATGAACGGTATATATGATACTGTATGCTGTGTTGTATTTTTTCCGCTTCTAGTCTATTTGGGAGCTTCAGGAAATACTACCGATAAGTACACGACTCGTGTATGCAAGTTCTTGGGAGATATTTCTTATCCTTTGTATATGGTACATTACCCCTTTATTTATCTGTATTTTGCTTGGGTGAAGAATAATGATCTCACATTTGAAGAATCATTGCCTGGTGCAGCAGGAGTTGTTGCAGGAAGTATTATTGTAGCCTATATCTGTTTGAAATTTTACGATATACCGGTACGAAGATATTTGACAAACCGGTTTTTAAAGCCCAAAAACAATATGTAA
- a CDS encoding Crp/Fnr family transcriptional regulator, with protein MENIINNMKSLYPISDETIGELETCVTLCHFPKRHQLIKKDIYCKYAYFLEKGMTRSFWLVDGEEITTSFSCEGGIVFSMDELYYKKVSEEFVETLEDVEVYSILLTDLTRLFETNLELSNWGRIIHQNEYRRLHRSHKERLTLPAKERYEEFKKQFPYVEQRTNLRYIASYLGITLSTLSRLRAND; from the coding sequence ATGGAAAATATTATAAACAATATGAAATCTTTATATCCTATTTCCGATGAAACCATAGGGGAATTGGAAACCTGCGTCACTTTGTGTCATTTTCCTAAAAGGCATCAGTTGATAAAGAAAGATATATATTGTAAATATGCCTATTTCCTCGAAAAGGGAATGACACGCTCTTTCTGGTTGGTCGATGGTGAAGAGATAACAACTTCATTTTCCTGTGAAGGAGGTATTGTATTCAGTATGGATGAGTTGTATTATAAAAAAGTGAGTGAAGAGTTTGTCGAAACGCTCGAAGACGTGGAGGTTTACAGTATATTGCTAACTGATCTGACCCGCCTTTTCGAAACTAACCTTGAATTGAGTAATTGGGGGCGAATCATTCATCAGAATGAATACAGACGCTTGCATCGCAGTCACAAAGAACGTCTGACTTTACCTGCCAAAGAACGGTACGAAGAATTCAAAAAGCAGTTTCCTTATGTGGAACAGCGAACCAATTTAAGATATATTGCCTCCTATTTAGGGATTACCCTTTCTACACTCAGCCGACTTCGAGCCAATGATTAA
- a CDS encoding glycoside hydrolase family 10 protein, producing the protein MKPLQILSLLLIFMCGLVSAPLTAQNPDTEVRAAWLTTNWNLDWPSPSLSPENQQKQLSKILDQLQEANFNTILFQVRIRGDVFFQSKIEPWSPYISKDKTIGAITAYDPLAYAIQECHRRGLECHAWIVTFPLGSKKQVKDQGRSSVVSRYPQLCKLYKDEWYLDPGNPEARKHILKVVDEIVTNYDVDGVHFDYIRYPEAAGKFPDSDTFSKYGRGKSLQEWRRENINALVSDIYDQTKEKKPWVQVSCSPIGRYKDLDPMKGTWTAYSSVHQDAGKWMMDGKMDAIYPMMYYNEAKFGTYVDEWVKTSNGRFVVPGLGVYRLMSTEGNWPLKDITQQVDFIRTSQAAGAAYYRVGNVLSNTKGLKDALTHYYTYPAKLPSMKWLDDTAPLSPLNMQVYRAADGTTTLEWESSNPSEGQVYTVYESSTEDFDIRNVKSIVATGIRGNKIQLQTPDIEEGIYYSVTASDRFHNESVPCFPVYYVLSHSLEK; encoded by the coding sequence ATGAAGCCACTACAAATACTTTCACTTCTTTTAATTTTTATGTGCGGACTAGTTTCAGCACCATTAACAGCTCAAAATCCCGATACGGAAGTCCGTGCAGCCTGGCTGACAACTAACTGGAATCTCGACTGGCCTTCGCCCTCTTTATCGCCCGAAAATCAGCAAAAGCAATTGAGCAAGATTTTGGATCAGTTACAGGAGGCAAATTTTAACACCATACTTTTTCAGGTGCGAATTCGTGGAGATGTCTTCTTTCAATCAAAAATAGAACCTTGGAGCCCTTATATTTCCAAAGATAAAACCATTGGAGCTATTACAGCATACGATCCATTGGCCTATGCTATACAGGAATGCCACCGCAGAGGACTCGAGTGCCATGCGTGGATTGTGACCTTTCCGCTCGGTTCAAAAAAACAAGTCAAAGATCAAGGACGTTCATCAGTTGTATCGCGATACCCCCAACTTTGCAAATTATATAAAGACGAATGGTATCTTGATCCGGGAAACCCTGAAGCGAGAAAACATATCCTGAAAGTTGTCGATGAAATTGTTACCAATTACGATGTCGATGGTGTTCATTTCGACTATATCCGTTACCCAGAGGCAGCCGGAAAGTTTCCCGATAGTGATACTTTTTCCAAGTATGGTCGTGGAAAGTCATTACAAGAGTGGAGACGCGAGAATATAAATGCCTTAGTATCGGATATATACGATCAGACCAAAGAGAAAAAACCTTGGGTGCAGGTTAGTTGCAGCCCGATAGGCAGATACAAAGACCTTGATCCGATGAAAGGTACATGGACAGCCTATTCAAGCGTACATCAGGATGCCGGTAAATGGATGATGGACGGAAAGATGGATGCAATATACCCGATGATGTATTACAATGAGGCTAAATTTGGAACCTATGTAGATGAGTGGGTCAAAACAAGTAACGGACGCTTTGTAGTTCCCGGTCTTGGAGTATATCGGTTGATGTCTACAGAAGGTAACTGGCCATTAAAAGATATAACTCAACAGGTTGATTTTATCCGTACCAGCCAAGCTGCCGGAGCAGCCTATTACAGGGTAGGCAATGTGTTGAGCAATACAAAAGGTTTGAAAGATGCTTTGACGCATTATTATACTTATCCGGCAAAATTACCTTCAATGAAATGGCTGGATGATACAGCCCCTCTTTCGCCTCTGAATATGCAGGTTTATCGTGCTGCCGATGGTACAACCACCTTAGAATGGGAATCATCTAATCCTTCGGAAGGTCAGGTGTATACCGTTTACGAATCATCGACTGAGGATTTTGATATCAGGAATGTTAAAAGCATAGTAGCCACAGGAATAAGAGGTAATAAGATACAACTTCAGACCCCCGATATAGAGGAAGGAATTTATTATTCGGTAACAGCTTCCGACCGTTTTCATAACGAGAGTGTACCTTGTTTTCCTGTTTATTATGTACTTTCCCACAGTTTGGAAAAATAA